One part of the Nymphaea colorata isolate Beijing-Zhang1983 chromosome 8, ASM883128v2, whole genome shotgun sequence genome encodes these proteins:
- the LOC116259159 gene encoding probable sphingolipid transporter spinster homolog 3: MLPFAILGFVIRPLQLKGFFSSSKSSIMASIQKALVDSKDEVKVDGDASTASDDRSKKKSSLSNSASKVMMQVSRFWGDLKVLLADKVYVVHVLDRLSLGSTLAK; this comes from the exons ATGCTTCCATTTGCTATTCTTGGATTTGTGATTAGGCCTCTGCAATTGAAAG gctttttttcatcttcaaaatcatcaattaTGGCAAGCATTCAAAAGGCATTGGTAGACAGCAAAG ATGAAGTAAAGGTTGATGGAGATGCTTCCACTGCGAGTGATGATAGGAGCAAGAAGAAGTCATCTTT GTCCAACAGTGCATCAAAGGTTATGATGCAAGTTTCGAGGTTCTGGGGTGATCTAAAAGTACTTCTGGCCGACAAGGTCTACGTTGTACATGTTTTAG ACCGACTATCCCTCGGCTCCACGCTTGCCAAATAG